In Bosea vestrisii, a single genomic region encodes these proteins:
- a CDS encoding MucR family transcriptional regulator has translation MPENNEELLGLTATIVAAYVANNNVPRGDLADLIASTHAAFTKLGGEPKPLPVAPLVPAIPIRKSVTPDAIICLEDGKKFKSLKRHLSSKFGLTPEQYRTKWGLPPDYPMVAPNYAEARSALARSMGLGRKAAPIPVPAPEPAKPARAKRASRPKQTT, from the coding sequence ATGCCCGAAAACAACGAAGAACTTCTCGGCCTGACCGCTACGATCGTTGCAGCCTATGTCGCGAACAATAATGTCCCGCGTGGCGATCTGGCCGACCTCATTGCCAGCACTCATGCTGCGTTTACAAAGCTTGGCGGCGAACCCAAACCTCTTCCGGTGGCGCCACTGGTTCCCGCGATTCCGATCAGGAAGTCTGTCACGCCGGACGCGATCATCTGCCTGGAAGACGGCAAGAAGTTCAAATCGCTGAAGCGGCACCTGAGCAGCAAGTTCGGCCTAACGCCGGAGCAGTACCGCACGAAATGGGGTCTGCCTCCCGACTATCCCATGGTCGCGCCCAATTATGCTGAAGCCCGCTCCGCACTGGCACGGTCAATGGGCCTTGGGCGAAAGGCCGCGCCGATTCCAGTCCCTGCTCCCGAGCCAGCCAAGCCGGCAAGGGCGAAGCGTGCGAGCCGGCCAAAGCAAACCACCTAA